The genomic interval GACTGGCTGGGCAGCCTAAGGGTAGCCTCCATCATCACCGCCAAAATGCATGAGGACAACCACTCAGCCTGCCATTACGAATTCCTTCACTACATGGCGGACTGCGTGATAAACCTCGAACAGAGGATTGAAGACCGCATCACCAACCGGCTCCTTCTGGTGGTCAAATACCGTGGCTCGGACTTCGGCAGCAACGAAAACCCCTTCATAATCATTGACGACGGCGTGAAATTCACCCCCCTGTCCTCCACCAGCCTCGATTATCGCGCTCAAACCGGCACAGTCTCCATCGGACACCCAGGGATGGACGAGATTTTGGGAGGCCCGATCCGCCGGGGCTCGTGCATTCTGATCTCCGGCTCGCCCGGCACGGGCAAGACCACCATCGCCTGCGCATTCTCAAAGGCGGCATGCGACCGCAAGGAGCGGGTTCTATATATATCTTTCGAGGAATCGGCCGATGCCCTGATAGACTGCATGTTAAGCCCCGGCATAGACCTTACGCCCGCCATCAAATCGGGCCGGTTGAAAATTCTGTCCGTAATGCCCGAATCATCCGGGGTCAATGTCCATCTCTATCACATCCTTCAGGCAGTGGAACAATTCAAGCCCGACCACATTGTGGTGGACGCCATTTCCTCTTCCCATCGCATGGGCTCGGAGCAGACCGCCTTCGATTTTGCCATACGCCTGGTCTCCATCTTCAAGGAACTTGGCATTACAGCCTTTTTCACCGCACAGCTCGAAGGGCTGGGCGGCATGTCTGAAATCAGCGGAATCAATATTTCCTCCCTCGCCGACACCGTCATATCCTTACGCTACATTGACATCGGCGGAGAGATGAACCGGATGATGCTCGTGGTCAAGGCCCGCGGACGCCGGCATTCCAACCAGTACCGCGAATTCGTGATCACCGGCGAAGGCTTCAGCATCGCAGACGTTTACGCGGGCGAAGGCGGAGTCCTCACCGGCTCGGCCCGCCAGGAGCAGGAGATGAAGGAGCGCATTTCCGTTTCCCGAAGGCAGCGGGCCATCAGGGAAAAGGAAGCCGAGCTCGCGGCGAAGAAGGCCGCCAGCAAGTCAAGCAACCTTGCCCTTGAGACCGAGATATTGCGGAGCGAGCTTGATCTGGAAGCTTTAAAGGCCGAAGAGGACATGCACAAGGAAGGCCGCCAAACCCGGTCCACCCTGCGCGGCACGGATTTGGGCAGGGCGGGACGCAAGCCGAAAACCTCCCCGTTGCCAAAGGAGGAAAAAAAGCCATGAAGCCCTCCAAGAATTCCCCGGCGACAGCCTGCGAGCCTTTCAAGTTCATTTTGTTCGTGGCCGGGCAGGAGCTCAACTCCGTGCTGGCCGGGGAAAACTTAAGGCGTCTGTGCCAGGAGCACCTCCCTGGCCGCCACTCCATCGAGATCATAGACGTGTTCCAGAACATGGAGATCGCCTTTAAGAACAACATCATCATTACCCCCACTCTCATAAAGGTCGCGCCGGACCCGACAGTCACCATATTCGGAAACCTGAGCGACTCCAAGAAACTGATGCACGTGCTGCGGCCATAACAGCCAGCTGGAAACGGCTTGATATGAAGCCTGTCTGTCGAGGCAATTGCAAAACCTCGCGTAGGTTGGGTGGTTCCGAGCAGAAAGGCGAGGGTTCACCCAACAATTGCTTACGTGGCTATGAATTATTTTCAGCTTTTTAATGCAGGCAAAACGAAACCAGAAAAGCCCCCCACTCCGTCATTCCGGCGTAGGCCGGAATCCAGTCTTTTGGGGCTTGCAGGCTTTTTCTGGACCCCGGCCTTCGCCGGGGTGACGGTCTTGGCACTCTTCGCCCTTCCAATAGAGCCATAAGCTGAGAATAGTTTAGAGCCACAATTGCTTATTACTTGGAGCGTTATTTAGTTCCATTTTTTCAAGAAGGTAGTGACCCAACTCCGTCATTCCGGCGTAGGCCGGAATCCAGTTTTTTGCTTTTTGCAGCCTTTTTCTGGACCCCGGCATGCGCCGGGGTGACGGAAGCTGCCATCCATAAAATAGAATCAATTCTTGCGCCCCGTAATAGAAAGAGCGCTTCATGGAAACCGACATACCAAGTTATCAGGAACTGGTTGGCCAGCTTAAGAAGGCCAACGATATCCTCGATGCGCTCCGCCAGGGCCAGACGGACGCGGTTATAGGCGAACATGAAATCATCCTGCTTCGAATGCGCCAGGCCGAAAATGAGTTACTGCGCAACACCGAGATGTTCAAACAATCGATGGAGATAATAGAAACACTGCGCAAGGGCCAGGCGGACGCGGTTGTCGGCGAACGTGAGGTGATACTGCTTCAGATGCGCCAGGCCGAGGATGATTTGCTGAGCACCAGCGACCTCGTCCAAGAGTCCATCGCCGGGGCCACCCAGGTTATCGATAACGCTGCGAAGGCTGTTCGAACGCAATCGGAGCTTGAGTATCTCCGCGAGCACTTCTGGAAGGAGGAGTCCCGTTCCATTGTCCGCACCAAAAACCCTTTGATGCAAAAGGTCTTCGATCAGGTCCGGTCGGTTGCCCCCACCCTTACCACGGTGCTGCTTACCGGCGAGACCGGAACCGGCAAGGGGGTCATTGCAAGGCTCATCCACCGCCACAGCCGCCGGAGCGACAAGCAGTTCATAAGCGTTCACTGCGGGGCGATTCCCGATTCCCTTATCGAAAGCGAACTGTTCGGCCACGAAAAAGGCGCTTTCACAGGCGCGATAATGAGAAAACTGGGCAAGTTCGAAATCGCCCAGGGCGGCACCATCTTTCTGGACGAGATCGGAACCGTCACCCAGTCGGTCCAGATAAAGCTTTTGCAGGTATTGCAGGAAAAAATTTTTTCCCGCGTGAGCGGCGAAACGGCGATAAAGGCGGATGGGCGGGTTATCGCCGCTTCCAACACGGACCTTATGGCCGCCATAAAAGAAGGCTCTTTCCGCGAGGACCTGTTTTATCGCTTAAACGTCTTTCCCATCGAGGTTCCCCCGCTCCGTGAAAGAGTCGAGGACATTCCCCTTCTGGTTCAAAAATTTCTGGCGAAGTGCAATCTTATAAACAACAAGAACATTCTTTCGGTTCATCCGAGCGTATTGAAGGCCTTTCGCAGTTATCCCTGGCCCGGCAACATCCGCGAGCTTGAAAACCTTATAGAGCGAGCCCATATTGTTGAGCAGTCCCGCGAACTCACACCGGAGAGCTTTCCCGCCGAGATTTTTTCAGGCGGCAGCACGGCGCAGGTTCACTTGAACACCGCAATGACCCTGGCGGATGTGCGCCAGGATGCCATTGAAAGCGTCGAGCGCCAGTACATCAAGCAGCTTCTGGCGGAGCACAAGGGGAAAATTGATGTCTCAGCAGTGGCCGCAGGAGTGGGAGTAAGGCAGATGCACAAACTGTTGACCAAATATAAAATAGAAAAAAATGATTATAAAGACGCCTCCCGGAATATCGCCAGGCAAAAATCGGAACTTTAAAGCCTGAAAATATTTTTTCGGTACTGCCAGTTCCGTTTTAGCCCCCACCCTTTCTTCCTCGCTTCAAATCAAAATCATTCTTCATTGTTTCCGGCATGTTCCATTAATCGCATTTCCCTTTGGGCCATCATGCCCATCTCCCGGCCTTGTCCTTTGACGCCCCTTTGACGCCACTGTGCGCTCTAATATCGGACCCGGCAGTTCTCCGCCGAAAAAAATTTTTATAAATTTATATAAATATCAAATATTTATGCTCTGGCATGAAATGTGTAAGGTAAGGTATTCAGACAAGGAAAATTATATGAACCAAAACATCAATCAAATCTTGGAAGCAGGATTAAGAGGGGAAGAGGTTTTCCTAAACGGAGTGGTTGTGCCGGGTGAATTGGATGCCCTTTTCAGGATTACTTCGCTTCTGCTGTCAAGCGACCAGGAGCTTGATTTTGAAATTGAACACGATGCCAAGGGCGATGAACTCTTCGGCCATCTTCGGGCTCTGCTGGCGGTCAAAGGATTTCTGAGAAAGCCCAAATCCGGGCGATGGATGATTCGCATTACCGATTACAGGGTTCTTGTGGAGAACAATGAAACAGGAAGAGGAACATAGGGACGGAATGAAGGCGCAATCCGTCTGCACCAAAAAGCGTTCGGATTTTCTGAACGGGGCATTTCTGAAGGAGGGAAGCGTCATGAGAACGAAACGATTGATAATGCTGGGAGCGGCCCTGTTCCTGGTGGCCGGGCTCTGGGGATGCGGGCTGATGGTAGCTGGCGGTGCGGCGGGAGCGGGAGTGTACGCTTACGCGCAGGGAGAGCTTCAGCGCAGCTATGGCGTGCCCATGGACAAGGCCATCATGGCCACCAAAAAAACCGCAAATACCCTGAATCTGATCGAAACCGGCATTGAACGGGACAGCATCAAGACCATCATGCGGTACAAAAAATCCGATAACACCGAAGTGACCATAAGGGTCCAGAGGATGGACGTGAACCAGACCGAAATCGGGGTCCGCGTAGGGCTCGTGGGCGTTTGGGACAAGGATCAGGCGGAAACGATCCATAATTATATCAGGGAAAACCTCAAGGTTTAACCTGGCTTTTAAAAGGAGGATTCAATGAGACAGGTATCCAGGCTGAAAATCATGGTGTTCGCGCTGGCCGCAATGGCCGTGGCAATCACTGCGGGATGCGCAAGCGCGCCCTTAGCCACGGAGGCGTCCACCTCGGGCATCCGCGCCGCCGAAGAGGTTGGGGCCGCAAGCGTGCCGAAAGCCTCGCTTCACTTGCAGCTTGCAAAGGAAGAGCTTGAACAGGCCAGGGTGCTGGCGGCGAAAGGCGACAAGGAGAAGGCCGAGTCCATGCTGATCCGGGCGGAAGCCGACGCAGAGCTTGCCATCGCTCTCTCCAACGAGGACGCCGAAAGGGCCGAGGCTCATGCGGCAATCGAGCGCGTTCACAAACTCAGGAACGACAACAGGTAAGCTCTGAAACATCCGGAACAGACGAAAAGAAAGGGAATAACCCATGAAAATCAAAAGTATTTTAATCGTCGCGGCAGCGGCCGGACTTTTGGGCGGCTGCGCGGCCACCGCCCCGAATGAGCTTGTCAACGCCCGCCAGGCGTACCTGCACGCAAGCACCGGTCCGGCGGCCCAGACCGCGCCTGCCGAACTGCACACGGCGAAACAGGCCCTGGCCCTTGCGGAACAATCCTTCAAAAAGGATTCCGATTCCTATCTGACGCGCGATCTTGCCTACGCGGCCCAGCGCAAGTCGGAGCTTGCCGAAGCCAGAGCCGCCATCGTCGTGGAGCAAAGAAGCCAGGCCCAGGCCGGGAAGGATTACCAGACCGCCCAGGGCAATATCATAGCCGACACCAAGGACGACCTGAGCAGGTCGCGCGAAGCCCTTGCCGTTTCGGAGAGCAGCGGCGCATTGATCCAGGAGCGGCTCTACTCCGAACAGGATGCGCGGACCGCAGCCGATCAGCAGACCGCTGACGCACAGGCAGCGCTTGCGGCTTCCAGGGCCAGCGTTGAGATGTCGGCGGAGCAGCTTGCAGCGGAAAAGGCTGCGCGCGCTGCCTCCGAGCAGGCGTCCAGGGCCGCAGCCGACAAGCAGACTGCCGACGCAGTTGCTGCCAAGGCCGCATCGGATCAGCGCGGAAAAGTTGCGGCAGAGCAGCTTGCCGCCGAACAGGCGGCGCGGGCCGCAGCCGACAAACGCGCAGCCGAATCCCAGGCTGCCCTTGCCAGTTTGGCGGCAGTAAAGGAAGAGCCCAGGGGAATCGTCATCACCCTTTCCGGGAGCGTGCTTTTCGCATCCGACCAGTCAGTCCTGCTGAAATCCGCCCAGGCGAGGCTCAACAAGGTGACTGACGTTCTGCTCACAACCCCCGAGCGCAACCTCATCATCGAAGGATACGCGGATTCACGGGGAACCGACAGCTACAATATCGATCTGTCGCAGCGCCGGGCGGACGCGGTTCGCAGCTATCTGGTCAACAGGGGCTACCGCGCCGATCGCATCCAGGCCAACGGGCTTGGCGAGGCGCACCCCGTAGCCAGTAACGAAAGCGCCGAAGGCCGCGCCAACAACCGCCGTGTGGAAATAGTCATCCAGCGCGACCAGGCCTCCAACAAATAAACCGGAAAGTCAAAACACATGAACAAAGACCAGGTTAAAGGCAAGTGGGACCAGATCAAGGGATCAGCGAAGAAGGTCTGGGGCGAGTTGACCGACGATGACATCATGAAGGCCGACGGCTCCGTGGACAAGCTCTACGGCGTCATCCAGGAAAAGTTCGGCGACACCAAGGAAGCCATCAAGGCCAAGCTCGACAAGATTCACCTCAAATAGCGTTCAACCTGCTTGGGCGGCCCGGAAGCATTCAGCGCTTTCGGACCGCCTTCAGGCCGGAAAGGAGCATCCTCATGTTGTGGATGGTAGCCGTCATCTTATTGGTTCTGTGGGCGCTCGGATTGGTAACTTCCTACACGATGGGCGGATTCGTTCACATCCTCCTCGTGGTCGCCGTTGTAGTCGTCCTCATCAGAGTCATCCAGGGACGCCGGATAACCTGAAAATCAACGCCGGCTGATGGCGAAACGCATAAGTGAAAGAAAAACGAACATGAGACACGCAAAGCTGATTATTACGATTCTCATCGCTCTATCCCTTGCTGTCGGCTGCAAACCGGCGGCGGAGAAAGCTGCTGAAGAGCAGCAGGCAAGCGAAGCAGCGGTTGTGCAGCAGCAGGCAAACGATGCAGCAGTTATGCGGCAGCAGGACGAAATTGCTGAGGCGCAACTCGACGACGCCAAAACCGAAACAAAAGAGGCGGCCCAGGCGGTAGAGGATTACTCCTTCGCAAAGAAGGCTGATTTTATCGCCGCGATGAAAAATGAACTGGCCGTTATGGAACAGGAGTTGGACCGGCTCTCCCGGAAGGCTGACCAGTCCACCGGTGCGGCAAAGGCCGATGCCCGGCAGAAGCTGGACGAAGTTCGCCGGCAATGGATTCAGACCAAAAAGCATCTTGATCAGGCCGAGAACGCCACCGAATCCACCTGGGACGACGTGAAAGGCGGCTTCGGGAAGGCCTACGGCGACCTGAAGGATTCCTTTCAGAGCACGCGCCAGTGGCTGAGCGACAAGATAGAGCCCTGACAGGCCAGCAACCCGTCCGGCGCGGGAGTTGAGAAACACATGCAGCAAGCAGGTCGGACATTTTGGCACAAAGCAGCGTCATAAGACCAAAGAGCCGCCCTTTCCCACAATAGGAGACAACAATGAAAAGCATAAAAGGCTGTGCGATTTGGGCGATGGCAGCCGTCCTGTCCGTTTTCATGATGGGATGCGATTGCCAGGATGACGTTTGCGAAGACTGCGTGCGACCCATGGTCACATTTGTCAGTCCCGCCAACCTTGCCATCAATGTGCCAATCAATACGGCGGTCACCGCCACCTTCAGCAAGGACATGAACCCGTCGACCATCAGCGCCGCCACGTTTATCCTGTATCGGGGCGGGGTGCAGGTTGCAGGCGCGGTGAGCTATGTGGGCCGAAGCGCCACATTTACTCCGGCCAATCCCTTGCTGCACAGCACCCTCTATACGGCCACCATCACAAACGACGCCAAGGACACGGCAGGCAACAGGCTTAAGTATAATTACGTCTGGAGCTTCACCACGGGAATCGCGCCTGACACAACCCGTCCGATGGTGACCTTTGTCACGCCCGCCAATCTCGAAACCAATGTCCCCATCAACACGGCAGTCAGCGCCACCTTCAGCGAGGCAATGACGCCCGCGACAATCAGCACAGCCACCTTCACCCTGTTTAACGGTGTAACGCCGGTTGCAGGCACGGTGATCTATGTGGGGCTGACCGCGACTTTTTCACCCTCAATTCCGCTCCTGCACAACACCGTCTATACGGCCACCGTCACCAACGCCGCAGCAGACCTTGCAGGCAACACCCTTTTGAACAACTACGT from Deltaproteobacteria bacterium carries:
- the kaiC gene encoding circadian clock protein KaiC, coding for MSENIKKPLTVNGGSSSAQLKKVATGIHGLDSVLKGGLPAGRATLLCGGPGTGKSVLALEFLYRGALMGEPGIFVTFEERADMVRENAATLGWDLAALERSGKLFILEARLPREAVNAGDFNISGLLSIIAGKARQINAKRLALDALDVLLRIYRDPYREQDELYALHDWLGSLRVASIITAKMHEDNHSACHYEFLHYMADCVINLEQRIEDRITNRLLLVVKYRGSDFGSNENPFIIIDDGVKFTPLSSTSLDYRAQTGTVSIGHPGMDEILGGPIRRGSCILISGSPGTGKTTIACAFSKAACDRKERVLYISFEESADALIDCMLSPGIDLTPAIKSGRLKILSVMPESSGVNVHLYHILQAVEQFKPDHIVVDAISSSHRMGSEQTAFDFAIRLVSIFKELGITAFFTAQLEGLGGMSEISGINISSLADTVISLRYIDIGGEMNRMMLVVKARGRRHSNQYREFVITGEGFSIADVYAGEGGVLTGSARQEQEMKERISVSRRQRAIREKEAELAAKKAASKSSNLALETEILRSELDLEALKAEEDMHKEGRQTRSTLRGTDLGRAGRKPKTSPLPKEEKKP
- a CDS encoding circadian clock protein KaiB (Decreases the phosphorylation of KaiC, a component of the main circadian regulator in cyanobacteria) — translated: MKPSKNSPATACEPFKFILFVAGQELNSVLAGENLRRLCQEHLPGRHSIEIIDVFQNMEIAFKNNIIITPTLIKVAPDPTVTIFGNLSDSKKLMHVLRP
- a CDS encoding sigma-54-dependent Fis family transcriptional regulator translates to METDIPSYQELVGQLKKANDILDALRQGQTDAVIGEHEIILLRMRQAENELLRNTEMFKQSMEIIETLRKGQADAVVGEREVILLQMRQAEDDLLSTSDLVQESIAGATQVIDNAAKAVRTQSELEYLREHFWKEESRSIVRTKNPLMQKVFDQVRSVAPTLTTVLLTGETGTGKGVIARLIHRHSRRSDKQFISVHCGAIPDSLIESELFGHEKGAFTGAIMRKLGKFEIAQGGTIFLDEIGTVTQSVQIKLLQVLQEKIFSRVSGETAIKADGRVIAASNTDLMAAIKEGSFREDLFYRLNVFPIEVPPLRERVEDIPLLVQKFLAKCNLINNKNILSVHPSVLKAFRSYPWPGNIRELENLIERAHIVEQSRELTPESFPAEIFSGGSTAQVHLNTAMTLADVRQDAIESVERQYIKQLLAEHKGKIDVSAVAAGVGVRQMHKLLTKYKIEKNDYKDASRNIARQKSEL
- a CDS encoding DUF3568 family protein, which translates into the protein MRTKRLIMLGAALFLVAGLWGCGLMVAGGAAGAGVYAYAQGELQRSYGVPMDKAIMATKKTANTLNLIETGIERDSIKTIMRYKKSDNTEVTIRVQRMDVNQTEIGVRVGLVGVWDKDQAETIHNYIRENLKV
- a CDS encoding DUF4398 domain-containing protein, with the translated sequence MRQVSRLKIMVFALAAMAVAITAGCASAPLATEASTSGIRAAEEVGAASVPKASLHLQLAKEELEQARVLAAKGDKEKAESMLIRAEADAELAIALSNEDAERAEAHAAIERVHKLRNDNR
- a CDS encoding OmpA family protein, whose translation is MKIKSILIVAAAAGLLGGCAATAPNELVNARQAYLHASTGPAAQTAPAELHTAKQALALAEQSFKKDSDSYLTRDLAYAAQRKSELAEARAAIVVEQRSQAQAGKDYQTAQGNIIADTKDDLSRSREALAVSESSGALIQERLYSEQDARTAADQQTADAQAALAASRASVEMSAEQLAAEKAARAASEQASRAAADKQTADAVAAKAASDQRGKVAAEQLAAEQAARAAADKRAAESQAALASLAAVKEEPRGIVITLSGSVLFASDQSVLLKSAQARLNKVTDVLLTTPERNLIIEGYADSRGTDSYNIDLSQRRADAVRSYLVNRGYRADRIQANGLGEAHPVASNESAEGRANNRRVEIVIQRDQASNK
- a CDS encoding CsbD family protein, with the translated sequence MNKDQVKGKWDQIKGSAKKVWGELTDDDIMKADGSVDKLYGVIQEKFGDTKEAIKAKLDKIHLK
- a CDS encoding lmo0937 family membrane protein; this translates as MLWMVAVILLVLWALGLVTSYTMGGFVHILLVVAVVVVLIRVIQGRRIT